From one Verrucomicrobiia bacterium genomic stretch:
- a CDS encoding glucosamine-6-phosphate deaminase: protein MSLMHAFKVEALAVRVYDSQPAMAAAAAAEVRDYLAAVLAAQGQARVILASAASQEQFLAALTALPGVEWGRVRLFHMDEYLGISAEHPASFRRFLRERVELKVRPLAFHYIQGEALEPLQEIERYTALLSEGPVDLCCLGIGENGHIAFNDPPVADFADRRVMKLVQLDERCRRQQVGEGAFPNLAAVPQYAYTLTVPALCAARKMVCVVPERRKAEAVRLALAGPVSTQCPASILRRQPQAVLYLDAESAAELSPELLGGREAA, encoded by the coding sequence ATGAGTTTAATGCACGCGTTCAAGGTGGAGGCGCTGGCGGTACGGGTGTATGACAGCCAGCCCGCGATGGCGGCGGCGGCCGCGGCGGAGGTGCGGGATTATCTGGCCGCGGTGCTGGCCGCGCAGGGGCAGGCGCGGGTGATTCTGGCGTCGGCGGCGTCGCAGGAGCAATTTTTGGCGGCGCTGACGGCGCTGCCGGGGGTGGAGTGGGGGCGGGTGCGGCTGTTTCACATGGATGAGTATTTGGGGATCAGCGCGGAGCATCCGGCGAGTTTTCGGCGGTTTCTGCGGGAGCGGGTGGAGTTGAAGGTGCGGCCGCTGGCCTTTCATTATATTCAGGGGGAGGCGCTCGAGCCGTTGCAGGAGATCGAGCGTTACACGGCGCTGCTGAGCGAGGGGCCGGTGGATTTGTGTTGTCTGGGGATTGGGGAGAACGGGCACATTGCCTTTAATGATCCGCCGGTGGCGGACTTTGCGGATCGGCGGGTGATGAAGCTGGTGCAGTTGGACGAGCGATGCCGGCGGCAGCAGGTGGGGGAGGGGGCGTTTCCGAATCTGGCGGCGGTGCCGCAATACGCCTATACGCTGACGGTGCCGGCGCTGTGTGCGGCGCGGAAGATGGTGTGCGTGGTGCCGGAGCGGCGCAAGGCGGAGGCGGTGCGGCTGGCGTTGGCGGGGCCGGTGAGCACACAATGTCCGGCCTCGATTCTGCGGCGGCAGCCGCAGGCGGTGTTGTATTTGGATGCGGAGTCGGCGGCGGAGCTGTCGCCGGAGCTTTTGGGGGGACGGGAGGCTGCATGA
- a CDS encoding N-acetylmuramic acid 6-phosphate etherase: MALTPAHKPNSPRLLGIEGGGTSTVALFVHGRQVQRWEGGPANLHLLSDDQLSRLLAEIAHLFPRPDAVAIGLPGARLESDRERIRRAAARCWPNVPCLATNDLETALAAQPARQPLPRVLVLSGTGSCCYGQAGGRGIRTGGWGHLLGDWGSAYWIALTALRQTLAIYDHTRRWPSLGARFLARLHLNVPEDLIDWAKTATKDQMAALAVTVFDAAHHRDRHAQAVLREAAIHLATDAAACARRMAPPRARVEFILAGGTLLKQPRFAALVTREIRARWPQARVVKLGRESAWGAVHLAAQMAGAQVAASAPPSPPPFKLSPVLSPTEEPNPRSRHLDRLPLSAAIELMLREEQNTPHAVRAAARDLEQFIRHVVRAFRHGGRLFYVGAGTSGRLGILDASECPPTFSVPPDMVQAIMAGGPPAVSHAVEGAEDDVEAARLAIVGRGITPRDVVLGIATSGRTPFVLAALRQARQQGARTALLHCNPRLVLPPEDQPHHALCLPTGPEVLTGSTRLKAGTATKLALNLISTLSMVKLGKVLGHWMVDMRPTNAKLRARAVRIVTQLAGVSAAVAHATLQDCDWHIRHAVRRLARRRPAQGRVAR, from the coding sequence ATGGCATTGACGCCGGCCCACAAACCCAATTCCCCCAGACTGCTGGGCATCGAAGGCGGCGGCACCTCCACCGTCGCCCTGTTTGTCCATGGCCGGCAAGTCCAGCGCTGGGAAGGCGGCCCGGCCAACCTCCATTTGCTTTCCGATGATCAGTTGTCCCGCCTCCTCGCCGAAATCGCCCATCTTTTCCCCCGCCCGGACGCCGTGGCCATCGGTTTGCCCGGCGCGCGCCTGGAATCTGACCGCGAGCGCATCCGCCGCGCCGCCGCCCGCTGCTGGCCCAATGTGCCCTGCCTGGCCACCAACGACCTGGAAACCGCCCTGGCCGCTCAACCCGCCCGCCAGCCCCTCCCCCGCGTGCTCGTCCTCAGTGGCACTGGCTCCTGCTGCTACGGCCAGGCTGGCGGACGCGGCATCCGCACCGGCGGCTGGGGCCATCTGCTGGGCGACTGGGGCAGTGCCTATTGGATTGCCCTCACCGCCCTGCGCCAAACTCTCGCCATCTACGACCACACCCGCCGCTGGCCCTCCCTCGGCGCGCGATTCCTCGCCCGCCTCCATTTGAATGTGCCCGAAGACCTCATTGACTGGGCCAAAACCGCCACCAAGGACCAGATGGCGGCCCTCGCCGTCACCGTCTTTGACGCCGCCCATCACCGCGACCGCCACGCCCAAGCCGTCCTGCGCGAAGCCGCCATCCATCTCGCCACCGACGCCGCCGCCTGTGCCCGGCGCATGGCGCCCCCCCGCGCCCGCGTCGAGTTTATCCTGGCCGGCGGCACCCTCTTGAAACAGCCCCGCTTTGCTGCCCTGGTCACCCGCGAAATTCGCGCCCGCTGGCCCCAGGCCCGCGTAGTCAAACTCGGCCGCGAAAGCGCCTGGGGCGCCGTTCACCTCGCCGCCCAAATGGCCGGGGCTCAAGTTGCTGCCTCCGCGCCACCTTCACCGCCGCCCTTCAAACTCAGCCCCGTGCTCTCCCCCACTGAAGAACCCAACCCCCGCTCCCGCCACCTGGATCGCCTGCCCTTGTCCGCCGCCATTGAATTGATGTTGCGCGAGGAGCAAAACACTCCCCACGCCGTGCGCGCCGCCGCCCGCGATTTGGAGCAGTTCATCCGCCACGTCGTCCGTGCTTTCCGTCACGGCGGCCGCCTCTTTTATGTCGGCGCCGGCACCAGCGGACGCCTGGGCATCCTCGACGCCAGCGAGTGCCCCCCCACCTTCAGCGTCCCCCCGGACATGGTGCAAGCCATCATGGCCGGCGGGCCGCCTGCCGTCTCTCACGCCGTGGAAGGCGCCGAGGATGACGTCGAGGCCGCCCGGCTTGCCATCGTGGGCCGCGGCATCACCCCCCGCGATGTCGTCCTTGGCATCGCCACCAGCGGACGCACCCCCTTCGTCCTGGCCGCCCTGCGCCAGGCCCGCCAACAAGGCGCGCGCACCGCCCTCCTCCATTGCAATCCGCGCCTCGTACTGCCCCCCGAAGACCAACCACACCATGCGCTGTGCCTTCCCACCGGCCCCGAAGTGCTCACCGGCTCCACCCGCCTCAAGGCCGGCACCGCCACCAAACTCGCCCTCAACCTCATCTCCACCCTCAGCATGGTAAAACTCGGCAAGGTCCTGGGCCATTGGATGGTGGACATGCGCCCCACCAATGCCAAATTGCGCGCCCGCGCCGTCCGCATCGTCACCCAGCTCGCCGGGGTCTCCGCCGCAGTCGCCCACGCCACCCTCCAGGACTGCGACTGGCACATTCGCCACGCCGTCCGCCGGCTGGCCCGCCGCCGTCCCGCTCAGGGCAGAGTCGCCAGATAA
- a CDS encoding ABC transporter ATP-binding protein, translated as MSIQLRNLTKRFGNVEAVSRVNLEVQDGELLALLGPSGCGKTTVLRMIAGLEEPTEGDIFIHGERVNHVPVQRRNIGFVFQNYALFKTMNVFDNIAFGLKIKKWKPADQARRVQELLKLFDLEGLSQRYPHQLSGGQRQRVAIARALAIQPRVLLLDEPFGAVDAKIRQELREWLVHLHDELNLTTIFVTHDQEEAMEVSRRIAIFSRGRLEQIGSPREVYEQPANEFVARFVGVMNVLETVVQNGRARCGELEFPAHGLNEGQAMRIGFRPYAVQISPDLTQYRYRAVLRHTFFLGIMLRLELELPSGLTLRARMTKEEYNALGLHDNCEVSFQIKAYRILAQEGAPLPPETSQIIEMPPNLGEGI; from the coding sequence ATGAGCATCCAACTCCGCAATCTCACCAAACGCTTTGGCAACGTCGAAGCCGTCAGCCGCGTCAACCTCGAAGTCCAGGACGGCGAGCTGCTCGCCCTCCTCGGCCCCAGTGGCTGCGGCAAAACCACCGTCCTCCGCATGATCGCCGGCCTCGAGGAACCCACCGAAGGCGACATCTTCATCCATGGCGAGCGCGTCAATCACGTCCCCGTCCAACGCCGCAACATCGGCTTCGTCTTTCAAAATTACGCGCTCTTCAAAACCATGAACGTCTTTGACAACATCGCCTTCGGCCTCAAAATCAAAAAATGGAAACCCGCCGACCAGGCCCGCCGCGTTCAGGAATTGTTGAAGCTGTTTGACCTCGAGGGCCTCAGCCAGCGTTACCCCCACCAGCTCTCCGGCGGCCAGCGCCAGCGCGTCGCCATTGCCCGCGCCCTCGCCATCCAGCCCCGCGTGCTCCTCCTCGACGAGCCTTTCGGCGCCGTGGACGCCAAAATCCGCCAGGAGCTCCGCGAATGGCTCGTGCACCTCCACGACGAACTGAACCTCACCACCATCTTCGTCACGCACGACCAGGAGGAGGCCATGGAGGTCAGCCGCCGCATCGCCATCTTCTCCCGCGGCCGCCTCGAACAAATCGGCTCCCCCCGCGAGGTGTACGAGCAGCCGGCCAACGAATTCGTGGCCCGCTTCGTCGGCGTCATGAACGTGCTGGAAACAGTCGTCCAAAACGGCCGCGCCCGCTGCGGCGAATTGGAATTCCCCGCCCACGGCCTGAATGAAGGCCAGGCCATGCGCATCGGCTTCCGGCCCTATGCCGTGCAAATTTCCCCCGACCTGACCCAATACCGTTATCGCGCCGTCCTCCGCCACACGTTCTTCCTCGGCATCATGCTGCGCCTTGAACTGGAGCTCCCCTCCGGCCTCACCCTCCGCGCCCGCATGACCAAGGAGGAATACAACGCCCTGGGCCTCCATGATAATTGCGAGGTCTCCTTCCAAATCAAAGCCTACCGCATCCTCGCCCAGGAAGGCGCGCCCCTTCCCCCCGAAACCAGCCAGATCATCGAAATGCCCCCCAACCTGGGCGAAGGCATCTAA
- the cysW gene encoding sulfate ABC transporter permease subunit CysW translates to MHAPRRALRRSTDEPAWVRWGLTLLAMAFAVVFLFLPLANVFAQALSRGWHYYQQSITHPHTLAAIKLTLTIAAICVPLNCLFGLAAAWAIAKFEFRGKSILTALIDLPFSVSPVVSGLMIVVLFGAQGFLGEWLRDRGIHIVFSVSGMVLATLFVTFPFVARELIPVMQAAGSDQEQAALTLGASGWRTFWHVTLPSVKWGLLYGIILCNARAMGEFGAVSVVSSHIAGLTDTLPLRVEKLYNEYNAAGAFAVASLLALLALLTLVIKTWLEWRVAREELLAQQGAETPPPNNSGHSGNA, encoded by the coding sequence ATGCACGCGCCCCGCCGGGCCTTGCGCCGCAGCACGGATGAACCCGCCTGGGTCCGCTGGGGGCTGACCCTCCTGGCCATGGCCTTTGCCGTCGTGTTTCTCTTTCTGCCCCTGGCCAATGTCTTTGCCCAGGCCCTCAGCCGGGGCTGGCACTACTACCAACAGTCCATCACCCACCCCCACACGCTGGCAGCCATCAAGCTAACCCTCACCATCGCCGCCATCTGCGTCCCCCTGAATTGCCTCTTCGGTCTGGCCGCCGCCTGGGCCATCGCCAAATTTGAGTTCCGCGGCAAGTCCATCCTGACCGCCCTGATTGACCTCCCCTTCTCCGTCTCCCCCGTCGTCTCCGGCCTGATGATCGTTGTCCTCTTCGGCGCTCAGGGCTTCCTGGGGGAGTGGCTGCGCGACCGCGGCATCCACATCGTCTTCTCCGTCTCCGGCATGGTGCTCGCCACGCTGTTTGTCACCTTCCCCTTCGTCGCCCGCGAGCTTATTCCCGTCATGCAGGCCGCCGGTTCAGACCAGGAACAGGCCGCCCTCACCCTCGGCGCCAGCGGCTGGCGCACCTTCTGGCATGTCACGCTCCCCTCCGTCAAATGGGGCCTGCTCTATGGCATCATCCTCTGCAACGCCCGCGCCATGGGCGAATTTGGCGCCGTCTCCGTCGTCTCCAGTCACATCGCCGGCTTGACCGACACCCTCCCCCTGCGGGTGGAAAAACTTTACAACGAATACAATGCGGCCGGGGCCTTCGCCGTCGCCAGCCTCCTGGCCCTCCTGGCCCTCCTTACCCTTGTCATTAAAACCTGGCTGGAGTGGCGCGTGGCCCGCGAGGAGCTGCTGGCCCAGCAAGGCGCCGAAACCCCGCCGCCAAATAATTCCGGGCATTCAGGGAACGCATGA
- the cysT gene encoding sulfate ABC transporter permease subunit CysT has protein sequence MSTRKTTLLPGFGLTMGFTLFYLSLVVLLPIGALLWRVAELSWSDFWREAISERALAAYRLTFGASLCAALINALFGTLLAWVLTRYEFPGRRLVDALVDFPFALPTAVAGLTLASLFAENGWLGRYLVPLGIKGAFTPLGVVIALTFVGLPFMVRTLQPVLSSLERDVEEAAASLGAGRWRTFTRVIAPMLLPPMITGFALSFARAIGEYGSIVFISGNLPYRTEIAPYLIVTRLEEYNYLGAMAMAVVLLAVSFVLLAVVNTIERWAGRFQE, from the coding sequence ATGTCCACGCGCAAAACCACCCTGCTGCCCGGCTTCGGCCTGACGATGGGCTTCACGCTCTTTTACTTGAGCCTGGTGGTGCTGCTGCCCATCGGCGCCCTGCTCTGGCGGGTCGCGGAGCTGAGCTGGTCCGACTTCTGGCGCGAAGCCATCAGTGAACGCGCCCTGGCGGCCTACCGCCTGACCTTCGGCGCTTCTTTGTGCGCCGCCCTCATCAACGCCCTCTTCGGCACCCTTCTGGCCTGGGTCCTCACCCGCTACGAATTCCCCGGCCGCCGGCTCGTGGATGCCCTGGTGGACTTCCCCTTCGCCCTGCCCACCGCTGTGGCAGGGCTGACGCTGGCCAGTTTGTTTGCCGAAAACGGCTGGCTCGGCCGTTACCTCGTGCCCTTGGGCATCAAGGGCGCGTTCACCCCCCTGGGGGTCGTCATTGCGCTGACCTTCGTCGGTCTGCCCTTCATGGTCCGCACCCTCCAACCCGTGCTCTCCTCCCTCGAACGCGATGTCGAGGAGGCCGCCGCCAGCCTGGGCGCTGGCCGCTGGCGTACCTTTACCCGGGTCATCGCGCCCATGCTCCTGCCACCCATGATCACCGGTTTCGCCCTGTCTTTTGCCCGCGCCATCGGAGAGTACGGCTCCATCGTCTTCATCAGCGGCAACCTCCCCTACCGTACCGAGATCGCCCCCTACCTCATTGTCACCCGCCTGGAGGAATACAACTACCTCGGTGCCATGGCCATGGCCGTGGTGCTGCTGGCCGTCTCCTTCGTCCTCCTGGCCGTCGTCAATACCATCGAACGCTGGGCCGGACGTTTCCAGGAATAA
- a CDS encoding succinylglutamate desuccinylase/aspartoacylase family protein yields the protein MPLASLIAPPHNHDTISRHQLMHECALIQQRLATLHNLAAHHPAFLDLAPLKSTASNGPLTIELPRFIFLGPQTGADPLRIAIFAGLHGDEPEGVLAALELLERCARQPALAEGYCLYVYPLCNPTGLAAGTRESASGRDLNREFWRGSAEPEVQLLEAELRSHRLHGLIALHTDDTSPGFYGYASGASLSEHLLPPALAAAEKFVPLNRATIIDGFPARDGIIREGFPGVLHGPPDQSPQPFDVILESPRAGALPAKLEALAQAVLTLLAEYRQFIAYAANL from the coding sequence ATGCCACTTGCATCTCTCATTGCTCCACCGCATAATCACGACACAATCAGTCGTCATCAGCTCATGCACGAATGCGCCCTCATCCAACAGCGTCTTGCCACGCTCCATAACCTGGCGGCTCATCACCCCGCCTTCCTGGACCTTGCCCCATTAAAATCCACCGCCTCCAACGGCCCCCTCACCATCGAGCTTCCCCGCTTCATTTTCCTTGGACCTCAAACCGGCGCCGACCCCCTCCGCATCGCCATCTTCGCCGGCCTGCACGGGGATGAACCGGAGGGTGTGCTGGCCGCCTTGGAGCTTCTGGAGCGTTGCGCCCGTCAACCCGCCCTGGCCGAAGGCTATTGTCTCTATGTCTATCCGCTTTGCAACCCCACCGGCCTCGCCGCCGGCACCCGCGAATCCGCCTCCGGCCGGGACCTCAACCGCGAATTCTGGCGCGGCAGCGCGGAACCCGAAGTACAACTCCTGGAGGCCGAGCTGCGCTCCCACCGTCTGCATGGCCTCATTGCCTTGCACACCGACGACACCAGCCCCGGCTTCTACGGCTATGCCAGCGGCGCTTCACTGAGTGAGCACCTCCTGCCCCCGGCCCTGGCGGCGGCGGAAAAGTTTGTGCCCCTCAATCGCGCCACCATCATTGACGGCTTTCCCGCCCGCGACGGAATCATCCGCGAGGGTTTCCCCGGCGTGTTGCATGGCCCCCCGGACCAAAGCCCGCAGCCCTTTGATGTCATCCTCGAAAGTCCGCGCGCTGGCGCTTTGCCCGCCAAACTCGAGGCGCTGGCACAGGCAGTCCTCACGTTGCTGGCCGAATATCGCCAGTTCATCGCCTACGCCGCCAATTTGTAA
- a CDS encoding sulfate ABC transporter substrate-binding protein, protein MALSLALAGLLPLPLHAATETRLLNASYDPTREFYTEINQVFSRLWLDKTGQKINILQSHGGSGKQARAVIDGLDADVVTLALAYDIDAIAEKARLLPTNWQQRLPHNSSPYTSIIVFLVRQGNPKGIRDWPDLIRPDVKVVTPNPKTSGGARWNYLAAWAFALEKFQGDESKVREFVTAIYQNTPIMDSGARGAATTFIQRGIGDVLIAWENEALLALREAGKGKVQIVVPSLSILAEPPVAVVDRVAARRKTLDLARAYLEFLYTPQAQEIAARHFFRPRNPEVLQKFRHQFPETRLVTVDQIFGGWQAAQKRHFAENGEFDQMLRRKFKSQ, encoded by the coding sequence ATGGCCTTGAGTCTCGCCCTTGCCGGCCTGCTCCCCCTTCCCCTGCACGCGGCCACCGAAACCCGCCTCCTCAACGCCTCCTACGATCCAACGCGCGAGTTTTACACCGAAATTAATCAGGTCTTCTCCCGGCTCTGGCTGGATAAAACGGGCCAGAAAATCAACATTCTCCAGTCCCATGGCGGCTCCGGCAAACAGGCCCGTGCGGTCATTGACGGCCTCGATGCCGACGTCGTCACCCTGGCCCTGGCCTATGACATTGATGCCATCGCCGAAAAAGCCCGGCTCCTGCCCACCAACTGGCAGCAACGCCTGCCCCACAACAGCTCCCCTTACACCTCCATCATCGTCTTCCTCGTCAGGCAGGGTAACCCCAAAGGCATCCGCGACTGGCCCGACCTGATCCGCCCCGATGTCAAAGTCGTCACCCCCAACCCCAAAACCTCCGGCGGCGCCCGCTGGAATTACCTCGCCGCCTGGGCCTTCGCCCTCGAAAAATTTCAGGGCGACGAATCCAAAGTCCGCGAATTCGTCACCGCCATCTACCAAAACACCCCCATCATGGACTCCGGTGCCCGCGGCGCCGCCACCACCTTCATCCAACGCGGCATTGGCGACGTCCTGATCGCCTGGGAAAACGAAGCCCTCCTTGCCCTGCGCGAAGCCGGCAAGGGCAAAGTCCAAATCGTCGTCCCCTCCCTCAGCATCCTGGCCGAACCTCCCGTCGCCGTCGTGGACCGCGTCGCCGCGCGCCGCAAAACCCTCGACCTCGCCCGCGCTTACTTGGAATTCCTTTACACCCCGCAAGCCCAGGAAATCGCCGCCCGCCACTTCTTCCGCCCCCGCAACCCCGAAGTCCTGCAGAAATTCCGCCACCAATTCCCCGAAACCCGCCTGGTCACCGTGGACCAAATCTTCGGCGGCTGGCAGGCCGCCCAAAAAAGGCACTTTGCCGAAAACGGCGAATTCGACCAGATGCTTCGCCGCAAGTTCAAATCCCAATAA
- a CDS encoding Rrf2 family transcriptional regulator has protein sequence MKLTSRGEYALRALAVLGLRHGQGVVSMQEISRQQNIPKRYLEHILNDLREAGLVESRRGVRGGYQLARRPEEITLAMVLRHLEGALAPVGCVSQHFYEPCSCPDEARCGIRSVMAEVRQALVQTLERFTLADVCERYRQLQGPVEGPLDFVI, from the coding sequence ATGAAACTGACGTCGCGTGGCGAGTATGCATTGCGGGCCCTGGCGGTGTTGGGGCTGCGGCATGGGCAGGGGGTGGTGAGCATGCAGGAGATCAGCCGGCAACAGAACATACCGAAGCGCTATCTAGAGCATATCCTGAATGATTTGCGGGAGGCGGGGTTGGTGGAGAGCCGGCGAGGGGTGCGGGGAGGGTATCAACTGGCGCGGCGGCCGGAGGAAATCACGCTGGCGATGGTGTTGCGGCATTTGGAGGGGGCGCTGGCGCCGGTGGGATGCGTGAGCCAGCATTTTTACGAGCCCTGTTCGTGTCCTGATGAGGCGCGGTGCGGGATTCGGAGTGTGATGGCGGAGGTGCGGCAGGCGTTGGTGCAGACGCTGGAGCGTTTTACCCTGGCGGATGTTTGTGAGCGCTACCGGCAACTTCAAGGTCCGGTGGAGGGGCCGCTGGATTTTGTCATTTGA
- a CDS encoding carbohydrate porin, which yields MADDEKGVNGGAKCRTGSSGGPGVFMGLLRGWLLLQLLTGLSRADDSGTGQVTPWQTAPNQGWGLLSALKERGFSPRVVYISEGWWNTTGGRESGGEVDALLRAEMRVETEPTLGWAGGMFHACLLVPHGRSLSARRVGDLMIVSGIDAPDGWRLHEIWYEQKLAQERLALRVGQLAADEEFPASVHSLPFIHSSFGWPALMALNMPTPAYPFAVPGVRLGWQISDKFHWRQGLYAGDPLAYHADGRLRNRRGVEWSFNHGAFYLSEWQWHNETGAEGVKPWRVALGTFWHTGRFSHARLDDTGLSLADPGSSGVPMEKDMNYGFYLAAGRMFWQEAADAAQGLELFMRVAGSPADRNPMEFYLEGGLVYTGLLPGRAKDKLGLGVVYGQMSREVRRLAREEREAGVEVAALPDFEAAVEVTYHAVLTRVWILQPVVQWIIHPGGSRELNDAVVVGVRSVLDF from the coding sequence ATGGCAGACGATGAGAAAGGCGTGAATGGTGGAGCAAAGTGCCGCACGGGGAGCAGCGGCGGGCCGGGGGTTTTCATGGGATTACTCCGGGGGTGGCTGTTATTGCAGTTGCTCACGGGCTTGAGCCGGGCTGACGATTCGGGGACGGGACAAGTTACGCCGTGGCAGACTGCGCCCAATCAAGGATGGGGGTTGCTATCGGCCTTGAAGGAGAGAGGGTTTTCGCCGCGAGTGGTGTATATCAGCGAGGGATGGTGGAATACGACGGGCGGCCGGGAGAGCGGCGGGGAGGTGGATGCGCTGCTGCGGGCGGAGATGCGCGTGGAGACGGAGCCGACATTGGGCTGGGCTGGGGGGATGTTCCATGCCTGTCTGCTGGTGCCGCATGGGCGCAGTTTATCGGCGCGGCGGGTGGGGGATCTGATGATCGTCAGCGGTATAGATGCTCCTGATGGTTGGCGGTTGCACGAGATTTGGTATGAGCAAAAACTGGCGCAGGAGCGGCTGGCTTTACGGGTGGGGCAACTGGCGGCCGATGAGGAGTTTCCCGCCTCTGTACATTCGCTGCCGTTCATTCATTCATCTTTTGGCTGGCCGGCCTTGATGGCTTTGAACATGCCCACGCCAGCGTACCCGTTTGCGGTGCCCGGGGTGCGGTTGGGCTGGCAAATCAGCGACAAATTCCACTGGCGTCAGGGGCTGTATGCGGGGGATCCGCTGGCTTATCATGCGGACGGGCGATTGCGCAACCGGCGGGGAGTGGAATGGTCATTCAATCATGGCGCTTTTTATCTGAGCGAGTGGCAATGGCATAACGAAACAGGAGCGGAGGGGGTCAAGCCGTGGCGGGTGGCTCTGGGGACTTTCTGGCACACGGGACGATTTTCCCATGCGCGGTTGGACGACACGGGGCTATCGTTGGCGGATCCGGGCTCCAGCGGTGTGCCGATGGAAAAGGACATGAATTACGGCTTTTATCTGGCGGCGGGGCGCATGTTCTGGCAGGAGGCGGCTGATGCCGCCCAGGGATTGGAGTTGTTCATGCGGGTGGCGGGCAGTCCGGCTGATCGGAATCCGATGGAGTTCTATCTGGAGGGTGGGCTGGTGTACACGGGGTTGCTGCCGGGGCGCGCCAAAGACAAACTGGGGCTGGGGGTGGTCTATGGGCAGATGTCGCGCGAGGTGCGCCGGCTGGCCCGCGAAGAGCGGGAGGCGGGAGTGGAAGTGGCGGCGCTGCCGGATTTCGAGGCGGCGGTGGAGGTTACTTATCATGCGGTGCTGACCCGGGTGTGGATTTTACAGCCGGTGGTGCAGTGGATTATTCATCCGGGGGGCTCGCGGGAGCTAAATGATGCGGTGGTGGTGGGAGTGCGGAGCGTGCTGGATTTTTAA
- a CDS encoding DUF1559 domain-containing protein encodes MRCRPHPSWRGGFTLVELLVVVLILAVLMALVLPVLASAKQAGRKAVCISNLRQIGLAVQAYAHDYEGRIPFGPKAPPFTSPASFYPSTGSPTSLLSIQNGAVAGLGLLLAEYLASTPKVFFCPASDQPLDAEVELERVGRTQAQSSYYYRHGGNTRLFDTPGAPLPEAPVLGRLGYNRNGEPIRALAMDTQFLSPEDLATFNVKPRTHHRQQLVSILFADGSVASRSNQDGRYTVDVRDYSDIRDAFSRILRALEQADKAQ; translated from the coding sequence ATGAGATGCCGCCCACACCCGAGCTGGCGGGGCGGCTTCACCCTGGTGGAGCTGCTGGTGGTGGTATTGATTTTGGCGGTGCTGATGGCGCTGGTGCTGCCGGTGCTGGCGTCGGCCAAACAGGCGGGGCGCAAGGCGGTGTGCATTTCCAACCTGCGGCAGATTGGGCTGGCGGTGCAGGCGTATGCGCATGATTATGAGGGCCGGATTCCTTTTGGGCCCAAGGCGCCGCCGTTCACCAGCCCGGCCAGTTTTTATCCGTCCACCGGCTCGCCCACCAGTCTGTTATCCATCCAAAACGGGGCGGTGGCGGGTTTGGGTTTGCTGCTGGCGGAGTATCTGGCCAGCACGCCCAAGGTGTTTTTCTGTCCGGCGTCGGATCAGCCCCTGGATGCGGAGGTGGAGCTGGAGCGGGTGGGGCGGACGCAGGCGCAGAGCAGTTATTATTACCGGCACGGGGGCAACACGAGGTTGTTTGACACGCCGGGGGCGCCGTTGCCGGAGGCGCCGGTGCTGGGGCGGCTGGGGTATAACCGGAATGGGGAGCCAATCCGCGCGCTGGCGATGGACACGCAGTTTCTGAGTCCGGAGGATTTGGCGACGTTCAACGTGAAACCGCGCACGCATCACCGGCAGCAACTGGTCAGCATATTGTTTGCCGATGGGAGTGTGGCGTCCCGCTCGAATCAGGATGGACGTTACACGGTGGATGTGCGGGATTACAGCGACATCCGCGACGCGTTCAGCCGGATTCTGCGCGCCCTGGAGCAGGCGGACAAGGCCCAGTAA
- the ilvN gene encoding acetolactate synthase small subunit yields MRHTISVLVENKFGVLTRVAGLFSGRGYNIDTLNVAPTMDPKISRMTIVTRGDDATLEQIIKQLDKLINVLEVIDFRDGEYVDRELALVKVKVDAKTRSEVMQITDIFRAKIVDVQPKSLTIEITGGESKVEKFIALMSTFGVLELTRTGKVALPRTP; encoded by the coding sequence ATGCGACACACCATCTCCGTCCTGGTGGAAAACAAGTTCGGCGTCCTCACCCGCGTGGCCGGCCTCTTCAGCGGCCGGGGCTACAACATTGACACCCTCAATGTGGCGCCCACCATGGACCCCAAAATCTCCCGCATGACCATCGTCACCCGCGGCGACGATGCCACCCTCGAACAAATCATCAAACAGCTCGACAAGCTCATCAATGTCCTCGAGGTGATTGATTTCCGCGACGGCGAATACGTGGACCGCGAACTCGCCCTCGTCAAGGTCAAGGTGGATGCCAAAACCCGCTCCGAAGTGATGCAAATCACCGACATCTTCCGCGCCAAAATCGTGGACGTTCAACCCAAATCTCTGACCATTGAAATCACCGGCGGCGAAAGCAAGGTGGAAAAATTCATCGCCCTCATGAGCACCTTCGGCGTGCTGGAACTCACCCGCACCGGCAAGGTGGCCCTGCCCCGCACCCCCTGA